The following proteins come from a genomic window of Pseudomonas hygromyciniae:
- a CDS encoding ATP-binding protein: protein MFRVLIRLYLLTIVTYSAAIYLIPMGIIEVFHNRYMNYNIEQSRGLQSLIVRQYHSRPVERWSEVTAQLGRDFAPLKVQLLHRQDARYTPAEERLLEQGKPVIRLGEWGWMEEISSPLNEQLAVKLTIPPDPMDMNLLYWSINVLIGAALLGGLLIWLRPHWRDLERLKATAAQLGRGHLEERTHIPASSNIGSLAAVFDTMANDIEHLLNQQRDLLNAVSHELRTPLTRLDFGLALALSEDQPAASRERLQGLVAHIRELDELVLELLSYSRLQNPAQLPERVDVVLDEFIDSILGSIDDELENPEIVIDVVLDCAVERFTLDPRLTARALQNLLRNAMRYCERRIQIGVKVCAKGCEIWVDDDGIGIPEEQRARVFEPFYRLDRSRDRATGGFGLGLAISRRAVEAQGGTLTVQASPLGGARMRLWLPT, encoded by the coding sequence ATGTTCCGCGTCCTGATCCGCCTCTACCTGCTGACCATCGTGACCTACAGCGCGGCTATCTACCTGATTCCCATGGGCATCATCGAGGTCTTCCACAACCGCTACATGAACTACAACATCGAGCAATCCCGGGGCTTGCAGAGCCTGATCGTGCGCCAGTACCACAGCCGTCCGGTGGAGCGCTGGTCGGAGGTCACCGCCCAGTTGGGCCGGGACTTCGCGCCGTTGAAGGTGCAATTGCTGCATCGCCAGGACGCCCGCTACACCCCAGCCGAGGAGCGGTTGCTGGAGCAGGGCAAACCGGTGATCCGCCTGGGGGAGTGGGGCTGGATGGAAGAAATCAGCTCGCCACTCAATGAGCAGTTGGCGGTCAAGCTGACCATCCCCCCCGACCCGATGGACATGAACCTGCTGTATTGGAGCATCAACGTATTGATCGGCGCGGCGTTGCTGGGTGGGCTGTTGATCTGGCTGCGCCCGCACTGGCGCGACCTGGAACGCCTCAAGGCCACTGCCGCGCAACTGGGCCGTGGCCATCTGGAAGAACGCACGCACATTCCGGCGAGCTCCAACATCGGCAGCCTGGCGGCGGTGTTCGACACCATGGCCAACGATATCGAACACCTGCTTAATCAGCAGCGCGACTTGCTCAACGCCGTCTCCCACGAACTGCGCACCCCGCTGACCCGCCTGGATTTTGGCCTGGCCCTGGCGTTGTCCGAAGACCAGCCGGCCGCCAGCCGCGAACGCCTGCAAGGCCTGGTGGCGCACATCCGTGAACTGGATGAACTGGTGCTGGAACTGCTGTCCTACAGCCGCCTGCAAAACCCGGCGCAACTGCCCGAACGGGTGGACGTGGTGCTCGATGAGTTTATCGACAGCATCCTAGGCAGCATCGACGATGAGCTGGAAAACCCCGAGATCGTGATTGATGTGGTGCTTGATTGCGCCGTGGAGCGTTTTACCCTCGACCCACGCCTTACCGCCCGCGCCCTGCAAAACCTGCTGCGCAATGCCATGCGCTATTGCGAACGGCGCATCCAGATTGGCGTCAAGGTCTGCGCCAAGGGCTGCGAAATCTGGGTGGATGACGATGGGATTGGCATCCCCGAAGAACAGCGCGCACGGGTTTTCGAGCCGTTCTACCGCCTGGACCGTAGCCGCGACCGTGCCACCGGTGGCTTCGGCCTGGGCCTGGCAATCAGCCGCCGGGCCGTCGAGGCGCAGGGTGGCACACTCACCGTACAAGCCTCGCCACTGGGCGGCGCGCGGATGCGCCTGTGGTTGCCTACCTGA